A genomic window from Flavobacterium azooxidireducens includes:
- a CDS encoding GNAT family N-acetyltransferase → MHFDFKEEYILENDVVRLQPLQATDYEKLIGFSINEPELWSFNANGPDCPENLKKYIDKALSQKERQLEYPFVVFDKVRNKIAGSTRFYNINLEAKHLEIGFTWYGKEFQGTALNKNCKFLLLEFAFEKMQMERVGFRANNLNIRSINAMKSIGCIQEGILRNFSTDSKGERIDAIVLSIIKNEWFDNVKQNLKNRI, encoded by the coding sequence ATGCATTTCGATTTCAAAGAAGAGTATATTTTAGAAAATGATGTAGTACGTTTACAACCATTACAAGCAACTGATTATGAAAAATTAATTGGGTTTTCTATTAATGAACCGGAACTTTGGAGTTTCAATGCAAATGGACCTGATTGTCCTGAAAATTTAAAAAAATACATTGATAAAGCATTATCACAAAAAGAAAGACAACTAGAATATCCTTTTGTTGTTTTTGATAAAGTAAGGAATAAAATAGCAGGAAGTACTCGCTTTTATAACATAAACTTAGAAGCAAAACATTTAGAAATTGGTTTTACTTGGTACGGAAAAGAATTTCAAGGAACTGCATTAAACAAAAATTGTAAATTTTTACTTTTAGAATTCGCTTTCGAAAAGATGCAAATGGAAAGAGTTGGATTTAGAGCCAATAATTTAAATATACGAAGCATCAATGCAATGAAAAGCATAGGTTGTATCCAAGAAGGAATTTTGAGAAATTTTAGTACTGATTCAAAAGGAGAACGAATCGATGCAATAGTATTAAGTATTATAAAAAATGAATGGTTTGATAACGTCAAACAAAACTTAAAAAATAGGATATAA
- the serC gene encoding 3-phosphoserine/phosphohydroxythreonine transaminase, which translates to MKKHNYSAGPCILPQEVFEKSAQAILNFNNSGLSILEISHRSKDFVAVMDEARALALELLGLEGKGYQALFLHGGASLEFLMIPYNLMKVNGKAAYLDTGTWANSAIKEAKHFGETVVVASSKAENYNHIPKGYTVPSDADYFHCTSNNTIFGTQIKEFPNLEIPMVCDMSSDIFSRKLDFSKFDLIYAGAQKNMGPAGTTLVVVKEEILGKSGRIIPNMLDYVQHIEKESMYNTPAVFPVYASLLTLQWLKNLGGITAIEKANEAKANLLYTEIDRNPLFKGTAVAEFRSNMNATFLLNDEAHAPAFDKLWKDAGISGLPGHRSVGGYRASMYNAMPLESVQVLVSVMQELEKVV; encoded by the coding sequence ATGAAAAAACATAACTATAGTGCAGGACCTTGCATTCTACCACAAGAGGTATTTGAAAAATCGGCTCAAGCCATTTTAAATTTTAATAATTCAGGTTTATCGATATTAGAAATTTCGCACCGTAGCAAAGATTTTGTTGCCGTTATGGATGAAGCAAGAGCTTTAGCTTTAGAACTTTTAGGATTAGAAGGAAAAGGGTATCAAGCGTTGTTTTTACACGGCGGAGCGAGTTTAGAATTTTTAATGATTCCGTACAACTTGATGAAAGTGAATGGAAAAGCAGCTTATTTAGACACCGGAACTTGGGCAAATTCTGCCATCAAAGAAGCTAAACATTTTGGTGAAACAGTAGTTGTTGCTTCGTCAAAAGCTGAAAATTACAATCATATTCCAAAAGGTTATACCGTTCCATCGGATGCTGATTATTTTCACTGTACATCTAATAACACCATTTTTGGAACACAAATAAAAGAATTTCCAAATCTCGAAATTCCAATGGTTTGTGATATGAGTTCTGATATTTTCTCACGTAAATTAGATTTTTCAAAATTTGATTTAATTTATGCCGGAGCTCAAAAAAACATGGGTCCAGCCGGAACAACTTTGGTGGTTGTAAAAGAAGAAATCTTAGGAAAATCAGGTCGTATAATTCCAAATATGTTAGATTACGTTCAACATATTGAAAAAGAAAGTATGTATAATACACCGGCCGTTTTCCCGGTTTATGCATCACTTTTAACCTTACAATGGTTGAAAAATTTAGGTGGAATTACCGCCATTGAAAAAGCAAATGAAGCGAAAGCAAATTTATTATATACCGAAATCGACCGAAATCCATTGTTCAAAGGAACTGCCGTTGCCGAATTTAGAAGCAATATGAATGCAACATTTTTATTGAATGATGAAGCCCACGCTCCTGCTTTTGATAAACTTTGGAAAGATGCCGGAATTTCAGGATTACCTGGCCATCGTTCGGTGGGCGGATACAGAGCTTCGATGTACAATGCTATGCCATTGGAAAGCGTTCAGGTTTTAGTGTCTGTAATGCAAGAATTAGAGAAAGTAGTTTAA